In Sphingobacterium sp. SRCM116780, the genomic stretch AAAAGGAATGACGTCTGCTCCAAATGAATAGCCAACAAAATAAACAAGCTGATTTGTTCTTCTTACCAATAACTTACTCAGACTGTTGCTGAGTTCTTTTGTAATCTGGTCGGGAGATTTTTTATCCCAGAAAAAACTTTTAGAATCAACGGCAGCTACTGTATAACCTTGATTTCCTAAAAGTTCACAATAGTTATTCGAAAAATTATTAAACCCTCCATCTCCACTTAGGTAAAGCACAACTGGGCTGTTGTTATTATTGTTCCAAATCTTGACAGGTGCTTCTTTCGATTGTGCCATTCCTGACATTTTTATTAAAAATAACATTATGAAAAAACCTAATTTATATCTCTTCATTTTAATAAGATTAATTTTCAGGCTTCATTACTTTAGACAAAGCTTGAGGCAATTGTAATAAGTCAAAATCATTGCCAAAAACTAAATATTTGTTTTCCCAAATAGTCGCATACTTCTCTTTAAAGTCTCTCAAACTCTGATAATGCTTAAAAGAACCGACTTTATCAGCAGCAAATTTCATGATTTGCTCTGCAGGATTATCTGGAGATTCTATTCCGCTCATCGGCACCATGCCCAAATTAATATATTTATACCTTTTATTTCGCGCATATTCAACCAGTTTGATGACCAGTGCATCCATACATCCGCTAGGAGCTTCTTCTACTTTGCGGATAAGATCATAGGTACATTCTCCTTCTGTAAAATCAGGTATGATGTTTAAAAAGGAAACGATTTTCCCTTGATCATCCTGCACGACGATAACATCCTGTTGTTCAATTTCCAAAGTATTAAACTGTCCCTGTGAGAAAATCATTTCTTTTTTATCAAACACTGTCAGCCATTCATCCGATACTTTCTTCAATTCTTCCACAATCTCAGTTCGTTGCGGAGCCAATAATATACGCGTTGTATATCCCTTTTTTTCTAAACTATTTAACCCATTTCTAAGCGATTTTCTACTTTTCCCCTCTAAAGAAAAAGAAGCAACATCCATCAAGGCCTCTTGTCCAAT encodes the following:
- a CDS encoding AcvB/VirJ family lysyl-phosphatidylglycerol hydrolase gives rise to the protein MKRYKLGFFIMLFLIKMSGMAQSKEAPVKIWNNNNNSPVVLYLSGDGGFNNFSNNYCELLGNQGYTVAAVDSKSFFWDKKSPDQITKELSNSLSKLLVRRTNQLVYFVGYSFGADVIPFVVNRLSVSWKQRLKAVALLEPSSSTDLEIHVADLWGRSNIKRGMDVVAEINRMVGTKTSILLGEDETNFPVKQIHLNDIRTIYLKGDHHFDGNALEVVKATIKSF